In one window of Candidatus Avedoeria danica DNA:
- a CDS encoding glycosyltransferase family 2 protein: MTDAAARGSGIDAAVTAIVLTLDEEAHLPDCLRSLRWADRVVVVDSGSRDGTVAIARAAGADVVHHPFVNYARQRQFALGLADTRWVLFVDADERVSEALAAEVRAALSEAAHGALSDHAAAPFAGPPRSMSPAGFWIPRANEFWGRTLRGGGWWPDRQLRLLDARRARYDPDHGVHEVADLDGPAGVLEHPLRHLNYASWSEFDAKQRAYARLEVERRRATAWRWRPHQLITQPARAMWRRYVTLGGWRDGWLGARLALRMAWYEAVTVIGLRDP, translated from the coding sequence ATGACGGATGCGGCCGCACGCGGGTCCGGGATCGACGCGGCCGTCACGGCCATCGTCCTGACGCTCGACGAGGAAGCACACCTGCCGGACTGCCTCCGGTCGCTGCGCTGGGCCGATCGGGTCGTCGTCGTCGATTCCGGCAGCCGGGACGGCACGGTCGCGATCGCACGGGCGGCCGGCGCGGACGTCGTGCACCACCCATTCGTGAACTACGCCCGGCAGCGCCAGTTCGCCCTCGGCCTGGCGGACACGCGCTGGGTGCTCTTCGTCGACGCCGACGAGCGGGTGTCCGAGGCACTGGCGGCCGAGGTGCGCGCCGCCCTGTCCGAGGCGGCGCACGGCGCGTTGAGCGATCACGCCGCGGCGCCGTTTGCCGGGCCGCCCCGGTCGATGTCGCCGGCCGGCTTCTGGATCCCGCGGGCGAACGAGTTCTGGGGCCGCACGCTGCGCGGCGGCGGATGGTGGCCCGATCGGCAACTGCGGCTCCTCGACGCACGTCGGGCCCGCTACGACCCCGACCACGGTGTGCATGAGGTCGCGGATCTCGACGGACCCGCCGGCGTGCTCGAGCACCCGCTGCGCCACCTGAACTATGCTTCGTGGTCGGAATTCGACGCCAAGCAGCGCGCGTACGCCCGCCTCGAGGTTGAGCGGCGGCGCGCGACGGCGTGGCGGTGGCGACCGCATCAGCTGATCACGCAGCCGGCACGGGCGATGTGGCGCCGTTATGTCACGCTGGGCGGGTGGCGAGACGGCTGGCTCGGCGCGCGGCTTGCCCTGCGCATGGCGTGGTACGAGGCCGTCACGGTCATTGGGCTGCGTGATCCGTAG
- a CDS encoding low molecular weight protein arginine phosphatase, with protein sequence MLNEPPAAARSPAVRHVLVVCGGNTCRSPIAAALLVARAAEDGTPVEVRTAGTNARRGAPASPHALTVMAARGLDVAPHRAARLDAALLAWATDVWVMTARHRTTIARRWPDAAGVEVRLLSEAAGRRGDVADPLGGELSDYRRTADELAILVDGAWRGRPPSAGGEVKLRPDESPVPGPTGPATDHAAQ encoded by the coding sequence GTGCTGAACGAGCCCCCGGCCGCCGCGCGGTCGCCGGCCGTGCGGCATGTCCTCGTCGTGTGCGGCGGCAACACGTGCCGCTCGCCCATCGCCGCGGCGCTGCTCGTCGCTCGGGCGGCCGAGGACGGGACGCCTGTCGAGGTTCGGACTGCCGGAACGAACGCCCGTCGAGGCGCCCCGGCGTCGCCCCATGCGCTGACCGTCATGGCTGCGCGCGGACTCGACGTTGCCCCCCATCGTGCCGCGCGCCTCGACGCAGCGCTGCTGGCCTGGGCGACCGACGTCTGGGTCATGACCGCCCGCCACCGAACGACGATCGCCCGTCGATGGCCTGACGCAGCGGGCGTCGAGGTTCGGCTGCTCAGCGAGGCCGCCGGCCGCCGCGGCGACGTCGCCGACCCGCTCGGCGGTGAGTTGTCGGACTATCGGCGAACGGCGGACGAGCTGGCCATCCTCGTCGACGGGGCATGGCGGGGCCGGCCGCCGTCGGCGGGCGGTGAGGTGAAGCTCCGCCCCGACGAGTCTCCCGTTCCAGGCCCGACCGGACCCGCTACGGATCACGCAGCCCAATGA
- the raiA gene encoding ribosome-associated translation inhibitor RaiA has product MELELLARSVDLTDGVRDHVQKRMAKLQRFLQDIHSMRVELSHGVSHNQGEVFTAQITSWVDKRVLRAEEMHADLFAAIDLAADKMHRQMRRFKDRRVDRWHGQRKSGPSVDETRIEAADADDADIPRLPRISRRKMFELYSMTEDEAAEQIELLGHAFFVFRNARSGEVNVLYHRKGGDLGLLETFLA; this is encoded by the coding sequence GTGGAGCTGGAGTTGCTGGCCCGCAGCGTCGACCTGACCGATGGGGTTCGCGATCACGTCCAGAAGCGGATGGCCAAGCTGCAGCGGTTCCTTCAGGACATCCACTCGATGCGCGTCGAACTGTCGCACGGCGTCAGCCACAACCAGGGCGAGGTGTTCACCGCCCAGATCACGTCGTGGGTGGACAAGCGGGTTCTCCGCGCGGAAGAGATGCACGCCGACCTGTTTGCAGCGATCGACTTGGCGGCCGACAAGATGCACCGGCAGATGCGGCGCTTCAAAGACCGCCGCGTCGACCGCTGGCATGGCCAGCGAAAGTCCGGCCCGTCCGTGGACGAGACACGGATCGAAGCAGCGGACGCCGACGACGCGGACATCCCGCGGCTGCCGCGGATCAGTCGCCGGAAGATGTTCGAACTCTACAGCATGACCGAGGACGAGGCCGCAGAGCAGATCGAGCTCCTCGGCCATGCCTTCTTCGTGTTTCGCAATGCCCGTTCCGGCGAAGTGAACGTGCTCTACCACCGCAAGGGCGGCGACCTCGGCCTTCTCGAGACGTTCCTGGCCTGA
- a CDS encoding ComF family protein, translated as MAVHVRALAEIGLDCLFPPRCLSPGCSRRGAWVCAPCLAGAPPLPDRRCAICGDAVLAARACAGSASPRCRRCLVRPPAFDLAVAPWLHAPPVTHWIHALKYDRRRRVADLAGQYAAAVVRPHLGPDLDRTVVVPVPTHAARRAERGIDVPARLAAVVAASLGVPADVDALERVRATPPQVSSSRAARLANLLDAIEARRPVCVEHVVVVDDVLTTGATGEACARALKAAGAQRVVVVTLARSTRGGHA; from the coding sequence ATGGCCGTCCACGTGCGCGCGCTTGCCGAGATCGGGCTCGACTGTCTCTTCCCGCCGCGCTGCCTGTCGCCGGGCTGTTCGCGCCGCGGGGCGTGGGTGTGTGCGCCGTGCCTGGCCGGCGCACCGCCTTTGCCTGACCGCCGCTGCGCGATCTGCGGCGATGCCGTCCTGGCCGCCCGTGCATGCGCCGGCAGCGCTTCGCCTCGTTGCCGGCGCTGCCTTGTCCGCCCGCCTGCCTTCGATCTCGCCGTGGCGCCCTGGCTGCATGCGCCGCCGGTCACGCACTGGATCCATGCCCTCAAGTACGATCGCCGCCGCCGCGTCGCCGACTTGGCGGGTCAATACGCCGCCGCTGTCGTGCGACCGCACCTCGGCCCGGACCTCGATCGGACGGTCGTCGTCCCGGTCCCGACCCATGCCGCGCGGCGCGCAGAACGTGGAATCGACGTGCCGGCGCGGCTGGCAGCGGTGGTGGCGGCGTCGCTCGGGGTGCCCGCCGACGTCGATGCGCTCGAGCGCGTTCGTGCGACACCGCCCCAAGTCAGTTCGTCGCGCGCCGCGCGGCTCGCCAACTTGCTGGACGCAATCGAGGCGCGCCGGCCCGTGTGCGTCGAGCACGTGGTCGTCGTCGACGACGTCCTGACGACGGGTGCGACGGGCGAGGCGTGCGCGCGAGCGCTGAAAGCGGCCGGTGCCCAGCGCGTCGTCGTCGTGACGCTGGCCCGGTCGACGCGCGGTGGGCACGCGTGA
- a CDS encoding helix-turn-helix transcriptional regulator translates to MTRAADAIAAKIEYLFNTVRRPDGREYTYDEIERGTHGRVSRSYVWKLRNGRSQNPSLDVIEALAEFFHVPPEFFFSLDNDAEDAQRDAALVAALLHDPAARRLAEAARGMTPTAVRIVLGLIAALRPIDGMVADAARHAAGDADPRSRSGANP, encoded by the coding sequence GTGACGCGCGCCGCGGATGCGATCGCTGCCAAGATCGAGTACCTGTTCAATACCGTGCGTCGACCGGATGGGCGCGAATACACGTACGATGAGATCGAGCGCGGGACGCACGGCCGGGTGTCGCGGTCCTATGTCTGGAAGCTGCGCAACGGCCGGAGCCAGAACCCAAGCCTAGACGTGATCGAGGCGCTGGCCGAATTCTTCCATGTGCCGCCTGAATTCTTCTTCAGCCTGGACAACGACGCCGAGGACGCCCAGCGCGATGCTGCGCTCGTTGCGGCGCTGCTGCACGATCCGGCCGCCCGCCGACTGGCGGAGGCTGCGCGAGGAATGACCCCAACCGCCGTCCGGATCGTCCTCGGCCTCATCGCCGCGCTGCGTCCGATCGACGGGATGGTGGCCGATGCGGCGCGACATGCCGCCGGCGACGCGGATCCCAGGAGTCGCAGCGGCGCCAACCCGTAG
- a CDS encoding response regulator transcription factor — MASDAKSYVLRSGDLVLDVGARTLLRLGHLHHLTPKECRLLETFLTHQGQVLTRQFLMREVWQTDFVDDTRTLEVHVHWLRRKIEDPSPGPAPGRIHTVRGVGYLYQPVITDRTPTR; from the coding sequence GTGGCCAGCGATGCCAAGTCGTACGTCCTCCGATCAGGCGACCTCGTGCTCGACGTCGGCGCGCGGACGCTTCTCCGACTCGGCCACCTCCACCACCTCACCCCCAAAGAGTGCCGGCTGCTCGAGACGTTTCTGACCCATCAGGGCCAGGTGCTGACCCGCCAGTTCCTCATGCGCGAGGTCTGGCAGACCGACTTCGTCGACGACACGCGCACGCTCGAGGTGCACGTCCATTGGCTGCGGCGCAAGATCGAGGACCCGTCGCCCGGCCCGGCGCCCGGCCGCATCCACACCGTGCGCGGCGTCGGTTATCTCTACCAACCCGTCATCACGGATCGTACGCCCACCCGCTAA
- a CDS encoding MBL fold metallo-hydrolase, which yields MLIKYFYDEALAQASYLVGCQARGVACVVDPMRDIAPYLDAAARNGLRVTHVTETHIHADFVSGARELAAATGAKLLLSDEGAPDWRYRFAEAAGATLLRDGDVFTLGRIRFEVLATPGHTPEHIVFIVTDTAAADAPIGIFTGDCVFVGDVGRPDLLETAAGVAGSKEIGARQQFASIARLGRLPDYLQLWPGHGAGSACGKALGAIPSTTLGYERRFNPAFQMADEGAFVRWLLNGQPEPPRYFGRMKAVNRDGPALIADLPSPQRLDRAAIDALLADGAQVLDLRPQAEHTRHHIPGALSVPATRANFTTYVGWVTDYNRPVHLIVADPPSLPEHLTALRAIGVDDVRGFAGPDVLRDDDPALPTIEVAELAAMLQAGTASIVDVRGLSEWQAGHLPGAVHIPLGEVAGRLGEIPRTERTILQCQTGYRAYIAATVLRRAGVTNVVPLVDPRSEFQSLVRPVGAAQLAGEGR from the coding sequence ATGCTCATCAAGTACTTCTACGACGAGGCGCTGGCCCAAGCCTCGTACCTCGTCGGCTGCCAGGCGCGCGGGGTTGCGTGCGTCGTCGATCCGATGCGCGATATCGCCCCGTATCTCGACGCCGCGGCACGCAATGGGCTTCGCGTGACGCACGTCACGGAGACGCACATCCACGCCGACTTCGTGAGCGGCGCGCGCGAGTTGGCGGCTGCGACCGGCGCCAAGCTCCTGTTGTCGGACGAGGGCGCCCCGGACTGGCGCTACCGCTTCGCCGAAGCCGCTGGTGCGACGCTTCTGCGCGACGGCGACGTCTTCACGCTCGGCCGAATCCGGTTCGAGGTGCTGGCCACGCCCGGCCACACGCCGGAGCACATCGTGTTCATCGTCACCGACACCGCCGCTGCCGACGCACCGATCGGCATCTTCACCGGCGATTGCGTCTTCGTCGGCGATGTCGGCCGGCCCGACCTGCTCGAGACCGCAGCCGGGGTCGCCGGGAGCAAAGAGATCGGTGCACGGCAGCAATTCGCGTCCATCGCCCGCCTCGGTCGGCTGCCCGACTACCTGCAGCTCTGGCCCGGCCACGGCGCCGGCAGCGCGTGCGGCAAGGCGCTCGGCGCGATTCCATCCACCACGCTCGGCTACGAGCGGCGGTTCAACCCGGCATTCCAGATGGCCGACGAGGGGGCATTCGTCCGGTGGCTGCTGAACGGTCAGCCCGAGCCGCCGCGCTACTTCGGACGGATGAAGGCCGTCAACCGTGACGGCCCGGCCCTGATCGCCGATCTCCCTTCGCCCCAGCGGCTCGACCGGGCCGCGATCGATGCGCTCTTGGCCGACGGAGCCCAGGTGCTCGACCTGCGGCCCCAGGCCGAGCACACCCGTCACCACATCCCCGGTGCGCTCAGCGTCCCGGCGACGCGGGCGAACTTCACGACGTACGTTGGCTGGGTGACGGACTACAACCGCCCGGTCCACCTCATCGTCGCGGACCCGCCGTCGTTGCCGGAGCACCTGACGGCTTTGCGCGCGATCGGCGTCGACGACGTGCGCGGCTTCGCCGGTCCTGACGTGTTGCGGGACGACGATCCGGCGCTGCCGACGATCGAGGTGGCCGAGCTTGCTGCCATGCTCCAAGCGGGCACGGCCAGCATCGTCGATGTGCGCGGGCTGTCCGAATGGCAGGCCGGGCACTTGCCGGGCGCCGTGCACATCCCGCTCGGCGAGGTCGCCGGCCGGCTCGGCGAGATACCGCGCACGGAGCGGACGATCCTCCAGTGTCAGACCGGCTACCGCGCATACATCGCGGCGACGGTGCTGCGGCGGGCAGGCGTGACCAACGTCGTGCCCTTGGTCGATCCGCGATCCGAGTTCCAGTCGCTCGTCCGACCTGTCGGCGCCGCCCAGTTGGCGGGCGAAGGACGTTAG
- a CDS encoding NAD-dependent epimerase/dehydratase family protein, which produces MRVLIIGGTRFVGRHLVDALRARDHDVTLFTRGRTNPGLFGDVEHRIGDRDGGLAALDGAEWDAVIDTCGYVPRIVGASVAALAGRVERYVFISTISVYADGANPADTAGPDESAPVGVLDDPSVETVDGATYGPLKALCERAVVAGFGAAALVVRPGVIVGPHDPTDRFTYWPARIDQGGAFIAPEGPNAPLQYIDARDLGEWIVRAIERGTGGTYNAVGPTPAATFGDLFAACAEAVGGAALPIWLDPPTLAAHGVRPWADLPLWLPPGERALMRSSNARAIGAGLTFRSLGVTVADTLAWHRARPVGGALAAGLSPEREAEVLAAMVGPSR; this is translated from the coding sequence ATGCGCGTATTGATCATCGGTGGTACCCGTTTCGTCGGCCGCCATCTCGTCGACGCGCTGCGGGCACGCGACCACGACGTCACGCTGTTCACACGGGGTCGGACGAACCCTGGGTTGTTCGGCGACGTCGAGCACCGGATCGGCGACCGCGACGGCGGACTCGCCGCGCTGGACGGCGCCGAATGGGACGCCGTCATCGACACGTGCGGCTACGTCCCGCGGATCGTCGGGGCGTCCGTGGCGGCACTCGCCGGCCGGGTGGAGCGCTACGTCTTCATCTCGACGATTTCGGTCTACGCGGACGGGGCGAACCCGGCGGACACCGCAGGTCCCGATGAGTCGGCGCCGGTCGGCGTGTTGGACGATCCGTCCGTCGAGACCGTCGACGGCGCGACGTACGGGCCGCTGAAGGCGCTGTGCGAACGGGCGGTCGTCGCCGGATTCGGTGCCGCAGCGCTTGTCGTGCGGCCCGGCGTGATCGTCGGGCCGCACGATCCGACGGACCGCTTCACGTACTGGCCGGCCCGCATCGACCAGGGCGGCGCCTTCATCGCCCCGGAGGGCCCGAACGCGCCGCTGCAGTACATCGATGCGCGCGACCTTGGCGAGTGGATCGTGCGGGCGATCGAGCGTGGGACCGGCGGGACGTACAACGCCGTCGGCCCGACGCCGGCGGCGACGTTCGGGGACCTGTTCGCCGCGTGCGCCGAGGCGGTCGGCGGCGCGGCGCTGCCGATCTGGCTCGATCCGCCGACGCTGGCGGCGCACGGCGTCCGGCCGTGGGCCGACCTGCCGCTGTGGCTGCCGCCCGGCGAGCGCGCGCTCATGCGGAGCAGCAACGCGCGCGCCATCGGCGCCGGGTTGACGTTCCGCTCGCTCGGCGTCACCGTTGCGGACACGCTGGCGTGGCACCGCGCGCGGCCCGTGGGCGGAGCGCTCGCGGCCGGGTTGTCGCCCGAACGAGAGGCCGAGGTGCTGGCGGCGATGGTGGGGCCGAGCCGCTGA
- a CDS encoding DUF58 domain-containing protein yields MNGQPLQPAHDAAREALLFDDAFVRRLERLALRVRQVAPAVGSRSGQRRTPAADFVDHRAYSPGDDLRHIDWPALARHDAVFVKLGRVAQAAEVRILLDVSPSMAATGDKWRLALELAAALGWLGLSRGDRVVVAPWPRGGAAPWGPASGAARGASLLAWLRALGPSFTPSAPPPGIADAVRSVVSDAAGGALLVISDLWRVDDLDRALTLAPRARWDRVVLQILDPREIRPVATGAETLLDSETGERLTLQIDEALCDAYIAALRTRLDSVATRCAAAGAAWALLPADWPLEQAVVPYLQHRGMIE; encoded by the coding sequence ATGAACGGCCAGCCGCTCCAGCCGGCGCACGACGCCGCGCGGGAAGCGCTGCTCTTCGACGACGCGTTCGTGCGCCGGCTGGAGCGACTGGCGCTGCGCGTGCGGCAGGTCGCGCCGGCCGTGGGCAGCCGGAGTGGCCAGCGCCGGACGCCGGCGGCGGACTTCGTCGACCACCGCGCCTACTCGCCCGGCGACGACCTGCGGCACATCGACTGGCCGGCGCTGGCGCGGCACGATGCCGTGTTCGTGAAGCTCGGACGGGTGGCGCAGGCGGCCGAGGTCCGGATCCTCTTGGACGTCAGCCCGTCGATGGCGGCGACGGGCGACAAGTGGCGGCTGGCGCTCGAGCTTGCCGCGGCGCTCGGCTGGCTGGGGCTCTCCCGGGGCGACCGCGTCGTGGTTGCCCCGTGGCCGCGGGGCGGGGCGGCACCGTGGGGGCCGGCCAGCGGTGCCGCGCGGGGCGCGTCGCTCCTGGCCTGGCTGCGCGCGCTCGGGCCTTCATTCACGCCGTCGGCTCCCCCGCCCGGCATCGCCGACGCTGTCCGCTCGGTGGTGAGCGATGCGGCCGGCGGCGCGCTCCTGGTCATCAGCGACCTGTGGCGCGTGGACGACCTCGATCGGGCGCTGACGCTGGCGCCGCGCGCACGTTGGGACCGCGTCGTCCTTCAGATCCTCGATCCACGCGAGATCCGGCCCGTCGCGACCGGGGCCGAGACGCTGCTCGACAGCGAGACGGGCGAGCGGCTGACGCTGCAGATCGACGAAGCGCTGTGCGACGCCTACATCGCGGCACTGCGCACGCGCCTGGACAGCGTGGCCACGCGCTGCGCTGCCGCCGGCGCCGCGTGGGCGCTGCTGCCCGCCGACTGGCCGCTCGAACAGGCGGTCGTGCCTTACCTGCAGCACCGGGGCATGATCGAGTGA
- a CDS encoding VWA domain-containing protein, translating to MSLQFPYALALLGAVPVILWLHRLRRRVPERGVPSLVPWLVLRSAEPMRRRSVPPSVLLALHVLSGVLLALAAAGPLRRGAAAPSGDVALIVDTTLSMRAGDRWPAARAAAAEILASAAGRVTVIELGPRPAVRVARTLDRAAAAAAVEGLAPGAVGADVAGAFAQAAAVAGAGARIDVVTDGALAPAADRRPAAALSSGSTKVPAGDMPVRWHVVGREGALQNVAVVGIAAADDASGGVRVVARIANFGPAASTARLQLSVGGRVLDETNIDLAPDATTPAAWSVAARGGLAEVRAVRLGAVGEVTGDALPDDDVAVVPLAPRTWYVQFAAHGSALRRALEALPHVRLAEVGVGTLSDDGSVDVTVLGGASAAGLPPGGLPSGGALLVDPHDGPWLAAAADAITGTWQSAAPHPITAGLDLADARIAGVRAGGAPAWATVLAVVDGRPAAWAGTIGGQRVVVLGFDPDGGTLAERDAFPRLIGRAIAWAAPDMPPPSLPVGAPFALPPWPVAIAHPDGRRSLAALRFNAPAVPGVYTIRRRRVPRAGVVEPGVSVAVRAGDPDESGLAALTAAELSTVFAPRTPGPEGGTDAGNSPLQRPASPVQRWPLVAVLCVLALEAAWRAAPARRPTVRVAGVR from the coding sequence ATGAGCCTGCAGTTCCCGTACGCGCTGGCGCTCCTGGGCGCCGTGCCGGTCATCCTCTGGCTGCATCGCCTGCGCCGCCGCGTGCCCGAGCGCGGCGTGCCGTCCCTCGTGCCGTGGCTCGTCCTGCGCTCGGCCGAGCCGATGCGTCGCCGCAGCGTGCCGCCGAGCGTGCTCCTCGCCCTGCACGTGCTGTCCGGCGTCCTGCTGGCGCTGGCCGCTGCGGGTCCGCTGCGGCGCGGCGCCGCGGCCCCGAGCGGCGACGTCGCGCTGATCGTCGACACGACGCTGAGCATGCGCGCCGGGGACCGTTGGCCGGCGGCACGCGCTGCGGCAGCCGAGATCCTGGCGTCGGCCGCTGGCCGCGTGACCGTCATCGAGCTCGGCCCGCGGCCGGCGGTCCGCGTGGCGCGCACGCTCGACCGGGCGGCCGCCGCGGCGGCGGTGGAAGGGCTGGCGCCCGGCGCGGTCGGGGCGGATGTGGCGGGCGCCTTCGCGCAAGCGGCGGCGGTTGCCGGCGCAGGGGCGCGGATCGACGTCGTCACGGACGGCGCGCTGGCTCCCGCCGCCGACAGACGGCCGGCCGCAGCCCTTTCATCGGGGTCGACGAAGGTGCCAGCCGGTGACATGCCGGTGCGGTGGCATGTCGTCGGACGTGAAGGGGCTCTGCAGAACGTGGCCGTCGTCGGGATCGCCGCGGCGGACGATGCTTCGGGGGGCGTGCGCGTCGTCGCACGGATCGCGAACTTCGGGCCGGCCGCATCGACGGCGCGATTGCAGCTGTCCGTCGGCGGCCGTGTGCTCGATGAGACGAACATCGACCTCGCACCCGATGCCACCACTCCGGCCGCATGGAGCGTCGCGGCGCGAGGTGGCCTCGCGGAAGTCCGTGCGGTGCGGCTCGGTGCCGTCGGCGAGGTCACCGGCGACGCGCTGCCGGATGACGACGTCGCCGTCGTGCCCCTTGCGCCGCGCACTTGGTACGTGCAGTTCGCGGCGCACGGCAGCGCGCTGCGCCGTGCGCTCGAGGCCCTGCCGCACGTCCGCCTGGCCGAGGTCGGCGTCGGCACGCTGTCCGACGACGGGTCGGTGGATGTCACCGTTCTGGGCGGCGCGTCGGCGGCGGGGCTGCCGCCGGGCGGCCTTCCGTCGGGCGGTGCGCTCCTCGTCGACCCGCACGACGGACCATGGCTCGCGGCGGCGGCGGACGCGATCACGGGCACGTGGCAGAGCGCCGCCCCCCACCCGATCACCGCCGGACTCGACCTCGCGGACGCGCGGATCGCGGGCGTGCGCGCCGGCGGCGCGCCGGCGTGGGCCACCGTGCTGGCCGTCGTCGACGGGCGGCCTGCGGCATGGGCTGGAACGATCGGCGGGCAGCGGGTCGTCGTGCTCGGCTTCGATCCGGACGGTGGTACGCTGGCCGAGCGCGACGCGTTCCCGCGGCTCATCGGGCGTGCGATCGCCTGGGCGGCGCCGGACATGCCTCCCCCGTCGCTGCCCGTCGGCGCGCCGTTCGCCCTGCCGCCGTGGCCCGTGGCGATCGCCCATCCGGACGGCCGGCGATCGTTGGCCGCGCTGCGGTTCAACGCGCCGGCCGTGCCGGGCGTGTACACGATCCGACGCCGGCGCGTGCCGCGCGCCGGCGTCGTGGAGCCGGGCGTCAGCGTTGCGGTGCGGGCGGGCGACCCGGACGAATCAGGGCTGGCGGCCCTGACCGCCGCCGAGCTGTCCACGGTGTTTGCGCCGCGCACGCCCGGACCGGAAGGCGGCACGGACGCCGGCAATTCTCCGCTCCAGCGGCCGGCGAGCCCGGTGCAGCGTTGGCCGCTCGTTGCCGTGCTGTGCGTGCTGGCGCTCGAGGCCGCGTGGCGCGCCGCACCGGCCCGACGACCGACGGTCCGCGTGGCCGGCGTGCGGTGA